The proteins below come from a single Chloroflexota bacterium genomic window:
- a CDS encoding ABC transporter ATP-binding protein, which translates to MTAHQPGKQQPQRVRLGIGGGRPSGESALDSRSAVRRLFSYARPYRGRLILVALLVAGNTAAMLAGPILLGKAIDNYVIPADVAGLLRICLIMLAFYLVGGVAAIVYGVMMVDIAQELMADIRLQLFAHIQRLSMAYHDRHRVGDLMSRITNDTEAINRVLSNGLVQFITNVLMLGGIMVAMFLLSWQLAMGTLIILPFMLYLTSLVTRRSRLAFRDVQRSLGVLNAIMEENIAGIRVVQAFARSSETEAQFREVNWANRQAGVRADVISAALGPMFTTMSTITIAATALLGGWLAIQGVVTVGVLATFVVYIMIFFRPMRSIAMLYNNLQSALAGAERIFEVLDAQPSVQDKPDAQPLARLEGSVSFEDVTFAYDPGKPVLHHVNFHATPGQTIALVGPTGGGKTTIINLLSRFYDVAEGAITIDGQDIRDLRQAALRQHLGIVLQDTFLFSGTVMDNIRYGRLKASDEEVVAAARLANADWFIRRLPGGYQTQVSEQGHNFSEGQRQLLAIARAVLADPSILILDEATSSVDSRTEQQIQEALLRLMEGRTSFVIAHRLSTVRDADRILVVNGGEIIEEGTHEELLDQGGFYHNLYMSQFRDQ; encoded by the coding sequence ATGACAGCCCACCAGCCAGGTAAACAGCAACCACAACGTGTTCGTCTTGGCATCGGAGGCGGTCGGCCCTCCGGTGAAAGTGCGCTGGACAGCCGCTCAGCTGTGCGGCGCCTGTTCAGCTATGCACGCCCCTATCGCGGGCGACTCATCCTTGTCGCCCTGCTGGTAGCAGGTAATACGGCAGCAATGCTGGCCGGTCCAATTCTCCTGGGCAAGGCCATCGACAACTACGTGATCCCCGCTGATGTGGCAGGCCTTTTGCGCATTTGTTTGATCATGCTGGCCTTTTATCTGGTTGGGGGGGTTGCCGCGATTGTTTATGGCGTTATGATGGTCGATATCGCCCAGGAGCTGATGGCCGACATCCGCCTGCAACTCTTCGCTCACATCCAGCGTCTTTCCATGGCCTACCACGACCGCCACAGGGTTGGCGACCTGATGAGCCGCATCACCAATGACACTGAGGCCATCAACCGCGTCCTGAGCAATGGCCTTGTCCAGTTCATCACCAATGTCTTGATGTTGGGTGGCATCATGGTGGCCATGTTTTTGCTTAGCTGGCAACTGGCCATGGGCACGCTGATTATCCTGCCCTTCATGCTTTATCTGACCAGCCTGGTCACCCGGCGCAGTCGATTGGCCTTTCGGGATGTTCAACGCAGTCTGGGCGTGCTCAATGCCATCATGGAGGAAAATATCGCTGGAATTCGTGTCGTGCAGGCCTTTGCCCGCTCATCGGAAACCGAAGCGCAGTTTCGGGAGGTCAACTGGGCCAATCGGCAAGCTGGTGTTCGGGCGGATGTCATCAGCGCCGCGTTGGGGCCCATGTTCACCACCATGAGCACGATCACCATTGCTGCCACTGCTCTTCTGGGCGGCTGGTTGGCTATCCAGGGCGTCGTGACGGTGGGCGTCCTGGCAACCTTCGTTGTCTACATCATGATTTTCTTCCGTCCCATGCGCTCTATCGCCATGCTTTACAACAATCTGCAGTCCGCTCTTGCAGGGGCAGAGCGCATTTTCGAGGTATTGGATGCCCAACCGTCGGTGCAGGATAAGCCAGATGCCCAGCCGCTGGCAAGGTTAGAGGGTTCTGTCAGTTTTGAGGATGTCACCTTTGCCTATGATCCAGGAAAACCGGTGCTGCATCACGTCAACTTCCATGCGACGCCGGGACAGACTATCGCGCTGGTGGGGCCCACCGGCGGTGGAAAAACCACGATTATCAACCTGCTGAGCCGGTTTTACGACGTGGCTGAGGGAGCCATCACGATCGATGGACAGGACATCCGGGATCTCCGGCAGGCTGCGCTTCGGCAACACCTGGGGATCGTCCTGCAGGACACATTTCTGTTCTCCGGCACGGTGATGGACAATATTCGCTACGGGCGACTGAAAGCCAGCGACGAGGAGGTCGTGGCTGCAGCCAGGCTGGCTAACGCCGACTGGTTCATCCGCCGTCTTCCCGGAGGCTATCAGACCCAGGTCTCGGAGCAAGGGCACAACTTCAGCGAGGGACAACGCCAGTTGCTGGCCATAGCCCGGGCCGTGCTGGCCGATCCCAGTATCCTGATATTGGACGAGGCAACCAGCAGTGTGGATTCCCGCACCGAACAACAGATTCAGGAAGCGCTGCTGCGCCTGATGGAAGGCAGGACCTCCTTTGTGATTGCCCACCGGCTCAGCACGGTACGCGATGCGGACAGGATACTGGTCGTCAACGGTGGAGAGATCATCGAAGAGGGAACCCACGAGGAATTGTTGGATCAGGGCGGCTTTTACCACAACCTCTACATGAGCCAGTTCAGAGATCAGTAG
- a CDS encoding protein-methionine-sulfoxide reductase heme-binding subunit MsrQ: MLTRPKLTKFQIAVHVAALIPLALLIWDATQGNLTANPIQKATLRTGKTALVLLVLSLAATPVNTVFGFRQAIKVRRALGLYAFFYAAIHFTIYFGIDYGFDLNLVGLELAEKRYVLVGFAAFLILVPLAITSTRGWQRRLKKGWKRLHRFVYAAGILVVVHYTWVVKSDIREPLIWGGIVALLLILRIPVVRHKVVSWRMQLVDRVKDGSAATSGA, translated from the coding sequence ATGCTAACCCGACCAAAACTCACAAAATTCCAGATAGCCGTTCACGTTGCGGCGCTGATCCCGCTCGCGCTGCTGATCTGGGACGCCACCCAGGGTAACCTGACGGCCAATCCCATCCAGAAGGCCACGCTGCGCACCGGAAAAACCGCCCTGGTGCTGTTGGTGCTTTCCCTGGCTGCTACGCCGGTCAATACAGTCTTTGGTTTCCGGCAGGCGATCAAGGTACGCAGGGCGTTGGGGCTTTATGCCTTCTTTTACGCCGCAATTCACTTCACCATCTACTTCGGTATTGACTACGGGTTTGACCTGAACCTGGTCGGACTGGAGTTAGCCGAAAAACGCTATGTGTTGGTCGGCTTTGCAGCCTTCCTGATCCTGGTACCGTTGGCGATCACATCTACCAGGGGCTGGCAGCGCCGCCTCAAGAAGGGCTGGAAACGCCTGCATCGCTTCGTCTACGCGGCAGGAATCCTGGTCGTTGTGCATTACACCTGGGTAGTCAAGTCGGACATCCGCGAACCGTTGATCTGGGGTGGCATTGTAGCGCTGCTCCTGATCCTGCGCATCCCGGTCGTTCGGCACAAAGTGGTCAGCTGGCGAATGCAACTGGTCGATCGGGTGAAGGATGGGTCGGCTGCTACGTCGGGTGCCTAG